One window from the genome of Pedobacter schmidteae encodes:
- a CDS encoding Gldg family protein, whose amino-acid sequence MKKIIQIARLELSLLFYSPIAWLLMIALVVQMALLFIPVIPQLAQAQNLSFLTSKLFTNPEELGVLSKMLEHLYLYIPLITMGIISREISSGSIRLLYSSPVKLSHVIYGKFISMLIYNLMIIGVLTLFVLAGAWFIPNFDYPHIIVALFAIYLLLSAFSAIGIFVSSLTSYQAVAAISTFVMLAVMNYIGKVGQDLDFIRDLTYSLSMPSRTERMIAGLLNTRDVIYYLVISGMFLAFTITKLELERLSKSTLQQATRYAIILLIGLTIAYTSSRQPLIGYYDATATKVNTLTKTGQKILKDMGNDPVEITSYVNGLDDSYFRSSPAERIENISRWEPYSRFKSNINLKWVYYYDSIPGVTPFLIEQKLNFNQYVTRVADLLELDLSNFESPEEVAKKVNLKGENARLVMQLKYKGKRTFLRTFPAPDQKFWPDEAEIGAALKRLIVTPPKLVFATNGYQRSMDKMGDRDYKVLANSKTSRASLINQGFDIDSVSLEHHEIPKNIAALIIADPRVAFTEAAKAKLHKYIAEGGNLMIAGEPGKQNVVNSLLDSLGVRMLDGTLVQQSRDYSYDLVTPNLAAGAVAMDKRLQQFYSYGLVVSMPGTSALSFTKKGGFNVHPLLLSNARSSWIKKRKFVLDSAALTIDHLNGDQQGSFPTALMLTRKVSNKEQRIIVSADADFFSNTELSRNNMQTMNSVFAMSIFRWFSYEEFPIDTSRPPSRDNTVTLTKTSIKSLQILFYGVIPGTLFLIGLVLLIRRKRK is encoded by the coding sequence ATGAAGAAAATCATACAAATAGCCAGGCTGGAACTCAGCCTGCTATTTTATTCACCAATTGCCTGGCTATTGATGATTGCGCTGGTTGTACAGATGGCCCTTCTGTTTATACCCGTAATACCTCAGCTTGCACAAGCACAGAACCTTAGCTTTTTAACCAGTAAATTGTTTACCAATCCTGAAGAACTTGGGGTACTGTCGAAAATGCTGGAACACCTGTATTTGTATATTCCCTTAATCACTATGGGCATCATTAGCCGAGAGATTAGTAGCGGAAGTATCAGGCTACTCTATTCCTCCCCGGTAAAACTTAGTCATGTAATTTATGGCAAATTTATTTCAATGCTGATATACAATCTGATGATTATTGGTGTTTTGACTTTATTTGTGCTGGCTGGAGCCTGGTTTATTCCTAATTTTGACTATCCCCATATTATTGTTGCCCTCTTTGCTATTTATTTGCTGTTAAGTGCTTTTTCAGCTATAGGTATCTTTGTGTCTAGCTTAACAAGCTATCAGGCGGTTGCTGCTATCAGTACCTTTGTGATGCTGGCAGTGATGAATTATATTGGAAAAGTTGGACAGGATCTTGACTTTATCCGCGACCTAACCTATAGCCTTTCTATGCCAAGCAGGACTGAGCGGATGATAGCGGGGTTATTAAATACACGAGATGTTATTTATTATTTGGTGATTTCGGGAATGTTCCTGGCTTTTACCATCACAAAGTTAGAATTGGAAAGGTTATCCAAATCAACTTTACAACAGGCTACACGGTATGCCATAATTTTGCTGATCGGTTTAACAATAGCTTATACGAGCTCCCGTCAGCCCCTAATTGGGTATTATGATGCCACAGCAACGAAAGTAAACACCCTTACCAAAACCGGGCAGAAAATCCTCAAGGATATGGGAAATGATCCTGTCGAAATTACGTCGTATGTTAATGGATTGGACGACTCGTACTTCAGATCATCACCCGCAGAACGGATTGAGAATATTTCCCGTTGGGAACCCTATTCTCGTTTTAAATCCAATATTAATTTGAAATGGGTGTATTATTACGATAGTATTCCTGGGGTTACTCCATTTTTGATAGAACAAAAGCTGAATTTTAATCAGTATGTGACCAGGGTGGCAGATTTGCTTGAGCTTGATCTGAGTAATTTTGAAAGTCCGGAGGAAGTAGCAAAAAAAGTGAATTTGAAAGGTGAAAACGCCCGCTTGGTAATGCAACTAAAATATAAAGGGAAAAGGACTTTTTTAAGAACTTTCCCCGCTCCAGATCAGAAATTCTGGCCAGATGAGGCTGAAATTGGTGCAGCGCTGAAACGCTTGATCGTTACTCCTCCTAAGCTGGTTTTTGCAACAAATGGTTATCAACGTAGTATGGATAAGATGGGTGACAGGGATTACAAGGTATTGGCCAATAGCAAAACTTCCAGGGCTTCTTTGATTAATCAGGGATTTGATATAGATAGTGTTTCTTTAGAACACCATGAGATCCCAAAGAATATTGCGGCTTTGATCATCGCCGATCCAAGAGTAGCATTTACTGAGGCTGCAAAGGCAAAACTTCATAAATACATTGCCGAAGGTGGAAATCTGATGATTGCTGGTGAACCCGGAAAACAAAATGTGGTGAATTCGTTGCTGGATTCACTGGGGGTGCGGATGCTGGATGGTACTCTCGTTCAGCAAAGCAGAGATTATTCCTACGATTTGGTTACACCGAATTTAGCTGCAGGGGCCGTTGCGATGGATAAACGTTTACAACAATTTTATTCATATGGATTGGTTGTATCTATGCCGGGGACAAGTGCATTGAGCTTTACGAAAAAGGGGGGCTTTAATGTTCATCCGCTGTTACTTTCCAATGCCAGGTCCAGTTGGATTAAAAAGAGGAAGTTTGTGCTGGACTCTGCAGCATTGACAATTGACCATCTTAATGGCGACCAGCAAGGAAGCTTTCCAACTGCCCTCATGTTGACAAGAAAGGTGAGCAATAAAGAGCAGCGAATCATTGTGTCTGCTGATGCAGACTTTTTTAGCAATACGGAACTGAGCCGTAACAATATGCAAACCATGAATTCCGTTTTTGCGATGAGTATATTCCGTTGGTTCTCTTATGAGGAATTCCCGATAGATACCAGTCGCCCGCCTTCAAGGGATAATACTGTTACGCTAACGAAGACAAGTATAAAAAGCTTGCAGATTTTATTTTATGGTGTAATACCGGGCACTTTGTTCCTGATCGGATTAGTGCTTTTAATTCGTAGAAAACGTAAATAA
- a CDS encoding sterol desaturase family protein — MNHLFQSISLAFLITLGRYFIIAGVFFLVFYLLFPQSLLPNKIQSRLAGRADFLREVLHSSISSIMLAITSIIALSGWLRPYTFIYSDMNAYPIWWIPVSLVLTLVVHDTYFYWMHRMLHHKKLFRITHLVHHQSTNPSPWTSYSFHFLEALAEGAVVIVLVFTMPLHPLTIGLFALSSFVINVYGHLGYEIMPKGFRHTFLFEIINTSTYHNLHHQKFKGNYGLYLRVWDRLMGTEHPDYVKNYDLLQEKRFGKH, encoded by the coding sequence ATGAATCATTTATTTCAATCCATTAGTCTGGCGTTTCTCATTACTCTCGGCCGTTATTTCATTATTGCAGGTGTCTTTTTTTTAGTTTTTTACCTGCTTTTTCCCCAAAGTCTGCTACCGAATAAAATTCAAAGCAGGCTGGCGGGGAGGGCCGATTTTCTGAGAGAAGTATTGCATTCGTCGATATCCAGCATTATGCTGGCCATTACTTCCATCATTGCTTTGTCTGGCTGGCTACGGCCATACACCTTCATTTACTCCGATATGAATGCCTATCCAATATGGTGGATTCCGGTAAGCCTGGTACTTACTTTAGTGGTGCACGATACCTACTTTTATTGGATGCACCGGATGTTGCACCACAAAAAGTTATTTAGAATAACTCATCTTGTGCATCACCAGAGTACCAATCCTTCGCCCTGGACTTCCTATTCCTTTCATTTCCTGGAAGCTTTAGCCGAAGGGGCAGTGGTGATTGTGCTTGTTTTTACGATGCCTTTACATCCATTAACCATTGGGTTATTTGCACTTTCTTCGTTTGTGATTAATGTTTATGGGCATCTTGGGTATGAAATTATGCCCAAAGGTTTCAGACATACCTTTTTATTTGAGATCATTAATACCTCTACATATCACAATCTGCATCATCAAAAGTTTAAGGGCAATTATGGGTTATATTTAAGAGTGTGGGACAGATTAATGGGAACGGAACATCCAGATTATGTTAAAAACTATGATTTGCTACAGGAAAAACGTTTTGGAAAACATTAA
- a CDS encoding DUF4374 domain-containing protein produces MKTIVNYFLVSVFIAGILAISSCSKKDAAEIDNSNSNTGKSKFVFVVFTDGSGGEASRYIVTTDEVKSGILSTTGNGIETDAYSFIRQNNKLFGIVYAAQGPTTPYKLNAKGELVLAGASVNTEMTGVYGTVNNNEYVGGSVNRSLSSSIATLYRFDAENLKVAGRNTVDLSKITGISEMAVWSGITQVDNKLFAPVYYTPGVTGQSTKYVDSTWIAVFDYPSLQYRKMIRDGRTGFIGNWFGMQGVKQVENGDVYAWSTAGGSGTLKSTKPSAILRIKKGTEEFDQSYFFNVEALTKTKIARGEYIKDGKFLMTLYATDEVGGVSGGRVKLAIVDVINKTVNYITGAPEHAQMSYNMKVYVEEDGKTAYYVLKEDAANGGEHYLYVIDVATATAKRGVKFQGIADVTSITKLNY; encoded by the coding sequence ATGAAAACAATAGTCAACTATTTCTTAGTGTCTGTATTTATAGCAGGCATACTTGCAATCAGCTCATGTAGCAAAAAAGATGCTGCCGAGATTGATAATAGTAATTCTAATACAGGCAAATCTAAATTTGTATTTGTAGTATTTACAGATGGCTCTGGTGGTGAAGCCAGCAGATATATCGTAACAACGGATGAGGTGAAATCGGGAATCTTATCTACTACAGGAAACGGGATAGAAACAGATGCTTACTCTTTTATCCGACAAAACAATAAGCTTTTTGGTATTGTATATGCCGCCCAAGGCCCTACTACTCCCTATAAATTAAACGCAAAAGGCGAGTTGGTACTTGCCGGAGCCTCTGTAAATACTGAGATGACAGGGGTATATGGTACCGTAAACAACAACGAGTATGTTGGTGGCTCCGTAAACAGAAGTTTAAGTAGTTCAATAGCTACTTTATACCGCTTTGATGCAGAAAATTTAAAGGTAGCAGGAAGAAATACAGTGGACCTTTCTAAAATCACAGGAATTAGTGAAATGGCGGTATGGTCGGGTATTACCCAGGTTGACAATAAATTATTTGCACCTGTGTACTACACACCTGGCGTAACCGGCCAATCTACCAAATATGTAGATAGTACCTGGATTGCTGTGTTTGACTATCCATCCCTTCAATACAGAAAAATGATCCGGGATGGAAGAACCGGCTTTATTGGAAACTGGTTTGGTATGCAGGGTGTAAAACAAGTTGAAAATGGCGATGTATATGCGTGGTCTACCGCTGGTGGATCCGGCACTTTAAAATCTACCAAGCCTTCCGCAATTCTTCGCATTAAAAAAGGGACAGAAGAATTTGATCAGTCTTATTTTTTTAATGTAGAAGCACTTACAAAAACCAAAATTGCTCGGGGAGAATACATTAAAGATGGAAAATTTTTAATGACCTTGTATGCAACCGACGAAGTAGGCGGTGTTAGTGGCGGCAGAGTAAAACTGGCAATTGTTGACGTGATTAACAAAACGGTCAACTATATTACCGGAGCTCCGGAGCATGCTCAAATGAGCTATAACATGAAAGTTTATGTTGAGGAAGATGGAAAAACAGCTTACTATGTTTTAAAAGAAGATGCCGCAAACGGTGGTGAGCATTATTTATATGTAATTGATGTGGCAACAGCTACAGCAAAAAGAGGCGTCAAATTCCAGGGGATTGCTGATGTTACCTCCATCACAAAATTAAACTATTAA
- a CDS encoding TonB-dependent receptor: MQIKKILLTGIFCALNLFCVYAQSGSATIAGKVKDESDKPIPGAMIKIIGANISKAADENGHFRFEHLSSGKFTIAVTAIGMKPQQKTVYTKAGTITDIHFSLLSSVQQLESVNINGRTTTQEVNRQAYNVTAIDAKKLHNTSLDIGQALDRVSGIRVKETGGLGSDMSISLNGFTGNQVKFFIDGLPMDNFGSSFQLNNIPINFADRIEVYKGVVPVWLGGDALGGAVNIVTKNTPRTYLDASYSYGSFNTHKTTINTGYTAKSGFTVQLNAFQNYSDNNYWVDVDVADFETGVYTPMRVRRFHDNYHNETAILNIGVMGKKYADLLLLGITLGQNKADIQTGNRMYDVYGGRLRRGNIVQPTLKYIKKNFFIKGLDVQITGRYNLGEERSIDTMFRQYNWLGDFVYKDRNNPSAKGGESGTRRDYRYKNNNGVFSGNIAYLINEHHSFNFNHITTTFNRKGFNALDPGNLADQQPAKTTKHITGLGYRFDYNRKWSTTVFVKNYFQQSSNSKLQDGIYTNGKGNISELGYGLATTYYILPNLQLKASYEKARRLPENNELFGDIDLLSPNQNLLPESSNNINIGGNFNFNINNNHRLSIDATYLYRGAADFIRWVLQPVSFDGKQAQKADNVRDVKNNGIEGEINYSYKKWLNAGFNITYQNLRNNSLYEPGKTEISTTYGDRIPNMPYLFGNANTSVVIDHIGKGNNSLTIGYNMLFVGKFYLRWPSQGSQTSKLEIPHQVSHNANIVYTIAGGKYNLSLECFNIADKVLYDNYSLQRPSRSFSVKVRYFFSKDIL; this comes from the coding sequence ATGCAAATTAAGAAAATTTTGCTGACGGGGATCTTTTGTGCCCTGAATTTATTTTGTGTTTATGCACAGTCCGGAAGCGCAACAATCGCCGGAAAAGTTAAAGATGAGTCTGACAAACCTATTCCAGGTGCAATGATAAAGATCATTGGTGCCAACATCTCCAAAGCAGCAGATGAAAATGGGCATTTTAGGTTTGAGCATCTTTCAAGTGGTAAATTCACAATCGCCGTCACAGCAATTGGAATGAAGCCACAGCAGAAGACTGTTTACACTAAAGCTGGAACCATCACGGACATTCATTTCTCCCTCCTATCCAGCGTTCAGCAATTGGAGTCTGTAAACATAAATGGCAGAACCACAACCCAGGAGGTGAACAGACAAGCTTACAATGTTACAGCAATTGATGCCAAAAAACTTCATAATACTTCATTGGATATCGGTCAGGCCCTGGATAGGGTTTCTGGCATAAGGGTGAAAGAAACCGGTGGATTGGGATCTGACATGAGCATTTCTTTAAATGGTTTTACAGGTAATCAGGTTAAATTTTTCATTGATGGATTACCGATGGACAATTTTGGCTCATCATTTCAATTAAACAATATTCCCATCAATTTTGCAGATCGAATAGAAGTGTATAAGGGAGTAGTACCTGTGTGGCTTGGTGGCGATGCCCTGGGCGGAGCGGTAAATATTGTAACCAAAAACACGCCTCGTACCTATCTTGATGCGTCTTATTCTTACGGTTCATTTAATACGCATAAAACTACAATTAATACAGGTTATACCGCAAAATCCGGTTTTACTGTTCAACTGAACGCCTTTCAAAACTATTCCGATAACAATTACTGGGTGGACGTCGATGTCGCAGATTTTGAGACTGGGGTTTACACCCCTATGCGGGTAAGGAGGTTTCATGATAACTACCATAACGAAACAGCAATACTCAATATAGGCGTAATGGGTAAAAAATATGCAGATCTGCTACTATTGGGTATTACGTTAGGGCAAAACAAAGCGGATATTCAAACAGGCAACCGAATGTATGACGTATATGGTGGCCGTTTAAGAAGGGGGAATATTGTTCAGCCTACACTTAAGTACATTAAAAAGAATTTTTTTATCAAAGGTCTGGATGTACAGATAACAGGAAGGTACAATTTAGGTGAAGAACGCTCTATTGATACTATGTTTCGTCAGTATAACTGGCTGGGAGACTTTGTTTACAAAGACAGGAATAATCCTTCAGCAAAAGGAGGCGAATCGGGCACCAGACGAGATTACCGCTACAAAAACAACAATGGCGTATTCTCAGGAAATATAGCTTATCTGATTAATGAACATCATTCATTTAATTTCAATCATATCACCACCACATTTAACAGAAAAGGGTTTAATGCATTAGATCCTGGGAACCTGGCCGACCAGCAGCCCGCAAAAACGACAAAACACATTACAGGTTTGGGATATCGTTTTGATTATAACCGGAAGTGGAGTACCACCGTCTTTGTAAAAAATTACTTCCAGCAAAGTTCCAACAGCAAGTTGCAAGATGGAATTTATACCAACGGCAAAGGAAATATTTCTGAACTTGGATATGGCCTTGCCACAACCTACTATATACTTCCCAACCTTCAGTTAAAAGCTTCCTATGAAAAAGCGAGGAGATTACCTGAAAATAATGAACTATTTGGCGATATCGATCTTCTGTCGCCTAACCAGAATCTTTTACCCGAAAGCAGTAATAACATCAACATCGGCGGTAATTTCAATTTTAACATCAACAATAATCATCGGCTCAGCATTGATGCTACTTATTTATACCGGGGTGCGGCCGACTTCATCCGATGGGTACTTCAACCTGTTAGTTTCGACGGAAAACAGGCCCAAAAAGCCGACAATGTAAGGGATGTCAAAAACAATGGAATAGAAGGAGAAATAAATTATTCTTATAAAAAGTGGCTCAATGCCGGCTTCAATATTACCTATCAGAATTTGAGGAACAATTCCTTATATGAACCTGGGAAGACCGAAATCAGCACCACATATGGAGACAGGATACCGAATATGCCTTATCTTTTTGGAAACGCAAATACCTCGGTTGTAATTGATCATATTGGTAAAGGGAATAATTCCCTGACAATCGGTTATAATATGTTATTTGTTGGCAAATTCTACTTGCGTTGGCCAAGCCAGGGAAGCCAAACTTCAAAACTGGAAATTCCACACCAGGTATCGCACAATGCCAATATAGTTTATACTATAGCCGGAGGCAAATACAATCTGTCGCTGGAATGCTTTAACATCGCCGATAAAGTGCTGTATGACAATTACAGCTTACAGAGACCCAGTCGTTCGTTTTCCGTGAAGGTTCGCTATTTCTTTAGCAAAGACATTTTATAA
- a CDS encoding DUF4198 domain-containing protein — protein MKSLLLALLFTLGTTQLFAHALWIETESNGKTGQAQQIKVYYGEYATNEREETSKWYSDVKEFTLWLSAPGKEKIKLTTIPGDNFYSATFTPEKAGQYILTVSHEAKELGGTTKYEFLSTAIVTVGKSAAINYDAIPTALKVHTTESKIYKINTSLQIKAVANGKPLAKTAISVFSPEGWSKEITTDENGLITFKPIWPGRYVIEVSAREKTEGTHNGKTYTTAWQGATSSFEVTK, from the coding sequence ATGAAATCACTACTACTTGCATTATTGTTTACATTAGGCACAACTCAACTATTTGCTCACGCGTTGTGGATCGAAACTGAATCCAATGGCAAAACGGGCCAGGCCCAACAAATAAAAGTATATTACGGCGAGTACGCTACCAACGAACGCGAAGAGACTTCAAAATGGTACTCGGACGTTAAAGAGTTCACATTATGGCTTTCCGCGCCCGGAAAAGAGAAAATTAAACTGACCACCATCCCTGGAGACAATTTTTATTCAGCAACTTTTACTCCTGAAAAAGCCGGGCAATATATATTAACCGTTAGCCATGAAGCAAAAGAATTGGGCGGAACGACAAAATACGAATTTTTATCGACAGCGATTGTTACTGTCGGGAAATCAGCAGCTATTAATTATGATGCAATACCTACAGCCCTTAAGGTGCACACAACGGAGTCAAAAATCTACAAAATTAACACATCTCTGCAGATTAAAGCCGTAGCCAATGGCAAGCCTCTAGCCAAAACAGCAATTTCCGTTTTCTCTCCCGAAGGATGGAGCAAAGAGATCACTACTGACGAAAATGGACTGATTACTTTTAAACCGATATGGCCTGGAAGATATGTTATTGAAGTATCCGCACGTGAAAAAACGGAAGGTACACATAATGGTAAAACCTACACTACCGCTTGGCAAGGTGCAACATCAAGCTTTGAAGTAACTAAATAA
- a CDS encoding sugar MFS transporter, which produces MSNETVAIQPAAKNAITMQIATIGAFFFIFGFITWVNGTLIPYLRIACELEEWQAYLVTFAFYISYTVMAIPSSKLLQYTGMVKGMSVGLVIMAIGCALFIPAAMMRYYPLFLIGLFIVGTGTTLLQTTVNPYITLLGPPEKAAQRISIMGICNKFAGVMAPIVLGAIILKNSDGLIAELQQMDDIKRNIRLDTLAHAVIMPYIALTIILLVIAYVIRFAHLPEIEATSNDGAEEIHQHVKSAPISRKNFALGFIATFCTVGLEVVAGDTISNYGIYHGVPLDIAKNLTSYTLACTMLGYLFGAYAIPRYITQEKAFTYSSWLGLIILLFAIFIPGEISIYFIALLGLANALLWPAIWPQALKGLSGQILNKGSAILIMGVAGGAIMPLVYGAVARHTNNQYAYLILIPCYLFTLYYSLKGQKASNKTL; this is translated from the coding sequence ATGTCCAATGAAACCGTAGCCATACAACCTGCAGCCAAGAATGCCATAACTATGCAAATCGCCACCATTGGCGCCTTTTTTTTCATTTTTGGGTTTATTACCTGGGTAAACGGCACCTTAATCCCTTACCTGAGAATAGCCTGCGAACTGGAAGAATGGCAGGCTTACCTGGTCACCTTCGCCTTCTACATCTCATACACCGTTATGGCCATCCCTTCCAGTAAGCTGCTTCAGTATACTGGCATGGTAAAAGGGATGAGTGTAGGACTGGTTATTATGGCAATTGGTTGCGCATTATTCATCCCAGCTGCAATGATGCGGTACTATCCTTTATTCTTAATCGGGTTGTTTATTGTTGGTACCGGGACAACACTATTACAAACCACGGTTAACCCTTATATCACCTTGTTAGGTCCTCCTGAGAAAGCAGCACAACGCATCAGCATTATGGGCATATGTAATAAGTTTGCAGGAGTAATGGCTCCAATTGTTCTGGGAGCAATCATTTTGAAAAATTCTGACGGACTTATTGCTGAGCTTCAACAGATGGATGATATCAAGCGCAACATTCGACTTGACACACTGGCACATGCTGTAATTATGCCTTACATCGCGCTTACAATTATTTTACTGGTAATCGCCTATGTGATCAGGTTTGCACATCTACCTGAAATTGAAGCCACTTCAAATGACGGTGCAGAAGAAATCCATCAACATGTGAAAAGCGCTCCTATATCGCGTAAAAACTTTGCATTGGGTTTTATCGCAACTTTCTGTACAGTCGGGCTTGAGGTAGTAGCCGGTGATACGATTAGCAATTACGGCATCTATCATGGCGTGCCTTTAGATATAGCAAAAAATCTAACTTCATATACATTAGCATGCACTATGCTGGGGTACCTGTTTGGTGCTTATGCCATCCCAAGGTATATTACACAGGAAAAAGCATTCACCTATTCCTCCTGGCTTGGATTAATAATTCTGTTGTTCGCCATTTTTATTCCTGGTGAAATATCCATTTATTTTATAGCCTTGCTTGGACTGGCCAATGCATTACTGTGGCCCGCAATATGGCCACAAGCATTAAAAGGGCTAAGTGGCCAAATACTAAACAAAGGATCAGCTATTTTAATTATGGGCGTAGCTGGTGGTGCCATTATGCCCTTGGTTTATGGTGCAGTGGCCAGGCATACCAACAATCAATATGCATATCTGATACTTATCCCTTGTTACCTGTTCACCTTGTATTACAGTTTAAAGGGGCAGAAAGCATCAAATAAAACATTGTAA
- a CDS encoding sugar phosphate isomerase/epimerase: MKILFFCTYWGSEHLKWTDFLTRVKKSGYDGVEFSLPHNAVSQANMISAIHDFGLQWIGVHWDTITPNFPQHKKEMTERLLTLSAAKPLFITSHTGKDHFSFRQNIALLSAAQEISNATGISILHETHRGKFSFAAHYTQAFLKELPELLLTLDISHWFSVAESYLEDQNDALELALSRTRHIHSRIGFTQSPQVNDPRNIVWKEALQQHLKHWDKVVAMRIAEKADYFTFTSEFGPFPYMQWSPDGKSNETHQWEINEYMKELLKNRYYVQ, from the coding sequence GTGAAAATCTTATTCTTTTGCACCTACTGGGGTAGCGAACACCTGAAATGGACTGATTTTTTGACCAGGGTTAAAAAATCAGGTTATGACGGTGTGGAGTTCAGTCTACCTCATAACGCAGTATCACAAGCCAACATGATTTCTGCAATACATGATTTCGGTTTGCAATGGATTGGTGTACACTGGGACACGATCACACCTAACTTCCCTCAGCACAAAAAAGAAATGACTGAAAGATTGCTTACTCTATCTGCTGCAAAACCTTTGTTTATTACCTCTCATACAGGAAAAGATCATTTCAGTTTTCGTCAAAACATTGCCTTACTGTCAGCAGCTCAGGAAATCAGCAATGCCACAGGAATATCCATTCTACATGAAACCCATCGTGGTAAATTTAGCTTCGCAGCCCATTACACACAAGCTTTCTTAAAGGAACTACCTGAACTATTGTTAACCCTTGATATTTCGCATTGGTTTTCAGTCGCAGAAAGTTACCTCGAAGACCAGAATGATGCCCTTGAGCTTGCTTTATCCAGAACCCGCCATATCCATTCGCGCATTGGTTTCACTCAAAGTCCACAAGTAAACGATCCGCGTAATATCGTTTGGAAAGAGGCCCTGCAACAACACCTAAAACATTGGGACAAAGTGGTGGCCATGCGAATTGCAGAAAAAGCCGACTATTTTACTTTTACATCTGAGTTTGGCCCTTTTCCTTATATGCAATGGAGTCCCGATGGCAAATCGAATGAAACGCATCAATGGGAAATAAATGAATATATGAAAGAACTATTAAAAAACAGATATTATGTCCAATGA
- a CDS encoding phytanoyl-CoA dioxygenase family protein, with the protein MNTNELKDLSEYHHLVSDFFKWPTNKEEWEQYQLNDAQVSFFKENGYLSGIKFLEEWQVDQLNEDLVRISDPNLPDHTLFHQFFSNASTDPNSVLFHALGAWRITPGFHDILWNPAFVMAASQLLGNKAVRFWHDQLFCKPAKHGGVVAWHQDYSYWTRTIPLQHLTCWVALDDANTENGCMYYVPKSHQWGLLQKPELAGEMEGLMEFLTAEQKAAFQPIPMELRKGYGTFHHPLLVHGSYENRSERSRRAFVLNMFADGTISDTDNELMPGAPAIPKGEKISGQYFPLLMDPTKELAVKV; encoded by the coding sequence ATGAATACCAACGAACTTAAAGACCTTTCCGAATACCATCACCTGGTCTCTGATTTTTTCAAATGGCCAACTAACAAAGAAGAATGGGAACAATACCAGCTTAATGATGCACAGGTTAGTTTTTTTAAAGAAAACGGCTACTTAAGCGGCATTAAATTTCTGGAAGAATGGCAGGTAGATCAACTCAATGAAGATTTAGTCCGCATTTCTGACCCGAACCTCCCAGACCACACCCTATTCCATCAATTTTTTTCTAATGCTTCTACGGACCCTAATTCGGTTTTATTTCATGCATTAGGTGCATGGCGGATTACTCCTGGCTTTCATGACATCCTTTGGAATCCTGCATTTGTAATGGCTGCCAGTCAACTTCTAGGGAATAAAGCAGTACGATTCTGGCATGACCAACTTTTTTGCAAACCAGCTAAACACGGCGGAGTGGTTGCCTGGCATCAGGATTATTCTTACTGGACACGCACGATTCCATTACAGCATCTTACCTGCTGGGTAGCTTTGGACGACGCTAACACTGAAAATGGCTGCATGTACTATGTACCTAAAAGTCATCAATGGGGCCTGCTCCAAAAACCGGAACTTGCTGGCGAAATGGAGGGATTGATGGAGTTTTTAACCGCTGAACAAAAGGCTGCATTTCAACCTATCCCAATGGAACTAAGAAAGGGCTATGGTACTTTTCATCACCCCCTGCTGGTACATGGTTCTTACGAAAACAGATCGGAAAGGTCAAGAAGAGCATTTGTACTCAATATGTTTGCTGACGGAACCATTTCAGACACTGACAATGAGCTTATGCCAGGTGCTCCGGCAATTCCAAAAGGAGAAAAAATAAGCGGACAATACTTCCCTTTATTGATGGATCCGACAAAAGAACTGGCAGTAAAAGTGTGA